A single Epinephelus lanceolatus isolate andai-2023 chromosome 22, ASM4190304v1, whole genome shotgun sequence DNA region contains:
- the LOC117246158 gene encoding tripartite motif-containing protein 16-like → MAGKQQHQQEEQRGVELDQDQFCCSVCLDLPKEPVTISCGHSYCRRCIEGCWDQEEERGQYSCPQCRETFSPRPVLRRNNMLAEVVEKLKKSSTQASLPAAAACAGPADIVICDFCCETSQNKATMSCLTCLASYCPAHIKPHYSVPVLKKHQLVSATIPLQEKMCTKHNKLMEVYCRTDKQLVCTLCVIDEHKGHTIISVSVQKAETEKRLALSQNKVQERIRQREEELKELSQAEENVKSCAQTALQDCDKIFAELISSMQRRCREVKELIRDQEKTAVAQAEKQQLQLEEEISKLRRRDAELEQLSRADDLVHMIQTFPSLSTSCDSPDFSPGAGPVRSFRDVTDCVSELRDKLERVMKDTWPRISATVSYIDFSLPPVPKTRDEFLDYCCPLTLDGNSNYPYLHLIEDNRRVRPSPSTYSAHPDRFTKFPQVLCREGLTEQCYWEVEWHARTLSAAVAYNNIHRTSDESRFGNDDKSWCLECTENGYLFRHNNVVTRVSGPRSERIGVYLDYKSGTLCFYHVPYPMILLHKVQATFTKPLYPGLGLEYEWYDIGVFAQLAKLW, encoded by the exons ATGGCTGGCAAGCAACAACATCAGCAAGAGGAGCAACGTGGTGTTGAGCTCGACCAGGATCAGTTCTGCTGTTCTGTATGTCTGGACCTGCCAAAAGAACCAGTCACCATTTCCTGTGGACACAGTTACTGCAGACGATGTATTGAGGGCTGTTGGGaccaggaagaggagaggggacAGTACAGCTGCCCTCAGTGCAGGGAGACCTTCAGTCCAAGGCCTGTTCTGAGGAGGAACAACATGCTGGCTGAG GTGGTGGAGAAGCTGAAGAAGTCAAGCACCCAGGCTTCTCTCCCTGCAGCTGCAGCCTGTGCCGGACCAGCAGACATTGTCATCTGTGATTTCTGCTGTGAGACCAGCCAAAACAAAGCCACGATGTCTTGCCTGACGTGCTTGGCATCTTACTGTCCAGCCCACATCAAGCCTCACTACAGTGTTCCTGTGTTGAAGAAGCACCAGCTGGTGTCAGCTACAATCCCACTGCAGGAAAAGATGTGTACAAAGCACAACAAGTTGATGGAGGTCTACTGTCGCACAGACAAGCAGCTTGTTTGCACTCTGTGCGTTATAGATGAGCATAAAGGCCACACAATAATTTCTGTGTCAGTACAGAAGGCTGAGACAGAG AAACGATTGGCTTTGAGTCAAAATAAAGTCCAGGAGAGAAtcaggcagagggaggaggagctgaaggagcTGAGCCAAGCTGAGGAGAATGTCAAG AGTTGTGCCCAGACTGCGCTGCAGGATTGTGACAAGATCTTCGCCGAGCTGATCTCCTCCATGCAGAGAAGATGTAGAGAGGTGAAGGAGCTAATCAGAGACCAAGAGAAAACTGCTGTGGCTCAGGCTgagaagcagcagctgcagctggaggaggagatcAGCAAGCTGAGGAGGAGAGACGCCGAGCTTGAACAGCTGTCACGCGCTGACGATCTTGTCCATATGATTCAG ACTTTCCCGTCTCTCTCCACTTCCTGTGACTCTCCAGACTTTTCGCCAGGTGCTGGTCCTGTGCGCTCCTTCAGAGATGTGACTGACTGCGTGTCTGAGCTGAGAGATAAATTAGAGAGAGTCATGAAGGACACATGGCCCAGGATCTCTGCCACAG TCTCTTACATTGACTTCTCCCTGCCGCCAGTACCAAAAACCAGGGATGAGTTTTTAGACT ATTGCTGTCCCCTCACACTGGATGGGAATTCAAACTACCCGTATCTCCACCTGATAGAAGACAACCGCAGGGTGAGGCCTTCACCCTCCACGTATTCTGCTCACCCAGACAGGTTCACTAAGTTTCCACAGGTGCTGTGCAGAGAGGGTTTGACAGAGCAatgttactgggaggtggagtggcATGCTCGCACTCTGTCTGCAGCAGTGGCATACAACAACATCCACCGCACATCAGACGAGTCACGTTTTGGGAACGATGACAAGTCCTGGTGTTTGGAGTGCACAGAAAATGGTTACTTGTTCCGTCACAATAACGTAGTAACGAGGGTGTCAGGCCCTCGCTCCGAAAGGATTGGAGTGTATCTGGACTATAAATCAGGCACTCTGTGCTTTTATCATGTCCCCTACCCAATGATCCTGCTCCACAAAGTCCAGGCCACATTCACCAAGCCTCTGTATCCTGGGCTTGGGCTGGAATATGAATGGTATGATATTGGAGTGTTTGCACAGTTGGCTAAGTTATGGTAG
- the LOC117246165 gene encoding leukotriene B4 receptor 1 produces the protein MTEVTKMADSNTSHILNSSSLPDESIVHDKNSTTVGALILTLVFLLGFPGNLFIIWSILAKARKHSVTTLLILNLAFADGSLMALTPFFIVYLVLKNWVFGEVMCKVLFYLCLANMYASIQLIMLMSIYRLVAVLWPHRVSIVTSRKIVLRLLAVVWVFVMIASIPAMIFRTVTHRERASVCEPLHVIDSHVVIQYMMELVLGFVIPYGVIVVSYICILRRIRKTKFNRRVRSEKLILAIVLTFCIFWLPYHIINVVQVTWALCPDGRAKEVLNVIWHKSRAVTSSIAFISSCANPVLYTFAGKSYIRREGLAFMARLFEGTGLDSATRKSRQNSQNSRDKDKDADAVMLKDKDPDSNTHSNCNIKPVKNGK, from the exons ATGACTGAG GTAACCAAAATGGCCGATAGCAACACTTCTCACATCCTAAACAGCTCCAGTTTACCAGATGAGAgcattgtacatgacaaaaattcCACCACTGTGGGCGCCCTCATCCTGACTCTTGTCTTTCTCTTGGGCTTCCCTGGAAACCTCTTCATCATCTGGAGCATCCTGGCAAAGGCCCGAAAACATTCCGTCAccaccctcctcatcctcaaCCTAGCCTTTGCTGACGGCTCTCTGATGGCTCTCACGCCGTTCTTCATCGTCTACCTGGTTTTGAAGAACTGGGTGTTTGGGGAGGTGATGTGTAAGGTGCTCTTCTACCTGTGTCTGGCCAACATGTACGCCTCCATCCAGCTCATCATGCTCATGAGCATCTACAGGCTGGTAGCGGTGTTGTGGCCGCATCGCGTCAGTATCGTCACCAGCCGTAAGATTGTATTGCGGCTGCTGGCGGTGGTGTGGGTGTTTGTGATGATTGCCTCCATTCCTGCAATGATCTTCAGGACAGTGACGCATCGGGAAcgtgcttctgtgtgtgaacCGCTCCACGTAATTGACAGTCAT GTGGTCATCCAGTACATGATGGAGCTGGTGTTGGGGTTTGTGATTCCCTACGGGGTCATTGTAGTCAGCTACATCTGCATCTTACGGCGAATCCGAAAGACCAAGTTCAACCGTCGCGTTCGTAGTGAGAAGCTCATCCTGGCCATCGTGTTGACCTTCTGCATCTTTTGGTTGCCCTACCATATCATCAACGTGGTGCAA GTTACATGGGCTTTGTGTCCAGATGGTCGGGCAAAAGAAGT GCTGAATGTAATATGGCACAAGAGCCGAGCTGTTACCTCTTCCATAGCCTTCATCAGCAGCTGTGCCAACCCAGTGCTCTACACCTTCGCAGGAAAGTCCTACATCCGACGAGAAGGGCTGGCGTTCATGGCCCGCTTGTTCGAGGGCACGGGGCTGGACTCGGCCACCAGGAAGAGCCGACAGAACAGCCAGAACAGTCGCGACAAAGACAAAGACGCAGATGCCGTCATGCTAAAGGACAAAGATCCGGACTCCAACACCCACTCGAACTGTAACATCAAACCAGTGAAGAATGGGAAGTAG